The proteins below are encoded in one region of Bacteroides uniformis:
- a CDS encoding WecB/TagA/CpsF family glycosyltransferase, with translation MDKVSLNGVEIFPFDSEQQLLHYVDTHKGILVAINAEKILHATEQTRAIINRNIGYCDGAGAQMALKQKGYKDACKIPGCELWLKIITRFYKEKTFYLVGGKPQIVNETVEKLCSEYQDIRIVGYRNGYIKTDEEKRRLIDDIVEKKPDVVFVAMGSPKQELLMEEIQQRHRAIFQGLGGSFDVYTGHVQRAPKWWVEHNLEFAYRLIKEPKRIKRQIHLVKYAWWLMKKKL, from the coding sequence ATGGATAAAGTTTCATTAAACGGGGTCGAAATATTCCCTTTCGACTCCGAACAGCAACTATTGCATTATGTGGACACGCATAAGGGCATATTGGTAGCGATCAATGCAGAAAAGATATTGCATGCCACGGAACAGACACGTGCCATTATCAATCGAAATATTGGGTATTGTGATGGAGCCGGTGCACAAATGGCTTTAAAGCAGAAAGGTTATAAAGATGCCTGTAAGATTCCCGGATGTGAACTATGGCTAAAGATTATTACTCGCTTTTACAAGGAAAAGACATTCTATCTGGTTGGTGGAAAACCGCAAATCGTAAATGAGACCGTAGAGAAACTGTGTTCTGAATATCAGGATATCCGAATAGTGGGTTATCGTAACGGCTATATCAAGACGGATGAAGAGAAACGACGATTGATAGACGATATTGTGGAGAAGAAACCGGATGTGGTATTCGTGGCTATGGGGTCGCCAAAGCAGGAATTGCTGATGGAGGAGATACAGCAACGGCATCGCGCTATCTTCCAAGGATTGGGTGGCAGTTTCGATGTCTATACAGGTCATGTGCAGCGCGCACCGAAATGGTGGGTGGAGCATAATCTGGAATTTGCTTATCGCTTGATAAAAGAACCCAAAAGAATTAAACGTCAGATCCACTTGGTGAAGTATGCTTGGTGGCTGATGAAGAAAAAATTATAA
- the wecB gene encoding non-hydrolyzing UDP-N-acetylglucosamine 2-epimerase translates to MKKVMLVFGTRPEAIKMAPLVKEFQKQPKRVETVVCVTGQHREMLDQVLKIFDIKPDYDLNIMKQGQDLYDVTARVLTGMRDVLKEVKPDVVLVHGDTTTSTAAALAAFYQQIPVGHVEAGLRTHNIYSPWPEEMNRLLTGRLATYHFSPTPLSRNNLIKESVDDRNIIITGNTVIDALYWVVDKIKNNKELDNELEDILSKAGYDVNRLNNGKKLVLITGHRRENFGDGFINMCTAIKDLTVKYPDLDFVYPMHLNPNVRKPIHEVFGENLSGLKNMFFIEPLEYLSFVYLMEKSSIVLTDSGGIQEEAPGLGKPVLVMRDTTERPEALDAGTVKLVGTDYNKIVNEVSSLIDDKAAYEKMSKAVNPYGDGLACGRIVNALLYRI, encoded by the coding sequence ATGAAGAAAGTGATGTTGGTCTTCGGCACCCGTCCGGAGGCAATCAAGATGGCTCCGCTGGTGAAAGAATTCCAGAAACAGCCAAAACGGGTAGAGACTGTGGTGTGCGTAACCGGACAGCATCGGGAAATGCTGGATCAGGTGTTGAAGATATTCGACATCAAACCGGATTATGATTTGAATATCATGAAGCAGGGACAGGATCTGTATGATGTGACCGCTCGTGTGCTGACCGGTATGCGTGATGTACTGAAAGAGGTAAAGCCCGATGTGGTATTGGTACATGGGGATACTACCACTTCTACAGCTGCAGCTTTGGCTGCTTTTTATCAACAGATACCGGTGGGACATGTGGAAGCTGGTTTGCGTACACATAATATTTATAGCCCATGGCCGGAGGAGATGAATCGGTTGTTGACGGGGCGTCTGGCGACCTATCATTTTTCTCCCACTCCGTTAAGTCGTAATAATCTGATTAAAGAGAGCGTTGATGACCGCAATATCATTATAACTGGTAACACAGTGATTGATGCACTTTATTGGGTAGTGGATAAAATCAAGAACAACAAGGAGCTAGATAATGAATTGGAAGATATATTGAGCAAAGCGGGTTATGATGTAAACCGCTTGAACAATGGCAAGAAGCTGGTATTGATTACAGGGCATCGTCGTGAGAATTTTGGTGACGGATTTATCAATATGTGTACAGCTATTAAAGATTTGACGGTTAAATATCCAGATTTGGATTTTGTTTATCCTATGCACTTGAATCCTAATGTACGCAAGCCGATTCATGAGGTGTTCGGGGAGAATCTGTCCGGCTTAAAAAATATGTTCTTCATTGAACCATTGGAGTATTTGAGTTTTGTGTATCTAATGGAGAAGAGCAGCATCGTATTGACAGATAGCGGTGGCATTCAAGAGGAAGCTCCGGGACTGGGTAAACCGGTATTGGTGATGCGTGATACCACGGAGCGACCAGAAGCATTAGATGCCGGAACGGTGAAACTGGTAGGTACGGACTATAATAAGATTGTAAACGAAGTATCATCTTTGATTGATGATAAAGCAGCTTATGAAAAAATGAGTAAGGCTGTAAATCCGTACGGTGACGGATTAGCCTGCGGACGTATTGTAAATGCATTGTTATATAGGATATAA
- a CDS encoding Arm DNA-binding domain-containing protein: MPTVVVRFETCKKAIGYGTVYYRIYKGHNRRMEFSSHLHLPTSSWDETTKTIRGEHPKACLFRAQMEADLRLLNRIITEDVTGRLTMGDMIAIFKHQRTIIK, translated from the coding sequence ATGCCTACAGTCGTTGTCCGTTTTGAGACTTGTAAGAAAGCCATAGGGTACGGTACGGTTTATTACCGTATCTACAAAGGACATAACCGACGTATGGAATTTTCTTCCCACCTTCACCTACCAACTTCTTCTTGGGATGAAACCACAAAGACAATCCGGGGAGAGCATCCCAAAGCCTGTCTCTTTCGTGCTCAGATGGAAGCGGATCTTCGGCTTTTGAACCGGATTATAACGGAAGATGTTACCGGTCGACTGACAATGGGCGATATGATAGCCATCTTTAAACATCAAAGGACAATAATCAAATGA